TACCTTTCAGCTGAAGGGAGCATAAAAGTTTTCACATCACCAATCACATCAATGTTCACTATATCGGAAAGTCCTGACAAACTTACCTGCAAATCCCTTtaacaggatactgatgaactttacattcagaaatgtaaatgcACAAAGAGTTTATAatttaagtgggggggggggggcgggggatctGTGATTATTACTGCATTTGAAAGGGGTCCTTGAACCAAAAATCTTTGAGAAAAACATCTGTTGATTTGATGTAACTTTATGTGCTCGCTGTAATTCTCTGTAACTCTATGTTACTATGTCTCTGACTCCTATGTTCCTTTGATGTAGCTGGAAGAGCATTTAACAGGCTGCTGTACACTCCTCTGTCTGTTATTTTAATGTAGACTTCAATCTATTTATTTTAACTGGGTTTATTTTAAATGAGTGAACACCTGGCTTAAAATGAtggactcagtactgtcacacaaaCACGTTAAATCTTTGTAGAATAATTACCACAGTCATTTTTAGACTGGAAACTTAAAGCAatcgtttcactttcagtcaggaacagatcacagttttacaccaatctctgatttgtcagcacgtttccagcattcactatTGTTCTTCCTGACTCCAAATGCaggtgtaaaggagccttctgttccgtgcccaggagctatgaaccatggaagagagcggctggtCACATTTCTTACACTCCTCAGGATTAACCCACGCGGGAATTTTTCTGTCAGCGAAGAGAGACGAGAAAtaccaaagtgccgtttgtccctctcagtgtgatcctgaaggactgtgtccaggctgaagttctgttcctgccgtacgatcctccccccagattgtcctttctgagctccagccaggtgatgctaaacactcaagTGGGAAAGACAAAATCTACAAGTGTGTTTGAAATAAAATTGATTTATTTCACGTTTCTCCAGAgtattaaactccagcccagttattcGGGTTACTAACATCAGCAGAAAAATCTCCAACTGACAATGAACAGtcgtggatgtgattaacagcagcaattacAGCAGAATCCAAACCCTGCGGTCActcgtgaactcgctggtgtcttagCAGGTTGGATGAAagtgtgaatcccttcccacacttggagcatgagaacagcctctccccagtgtgaagctgCTGGTGTGTCGGCAGACTTGAtttctgagtgaaccccttcccacacatagagCATGAGAACAGCCTCTGCCCAGTGTGAAGCTGTTGGTGTGTCGGCAGACTTGAtttctgagtgaaccccttcccacacatggagcatgaGAACGGCCTCTGCCCTGTGTGAAGCTGTTGGTGTGTCGGCAGACTTGAtttctgagtgaaccccttcccacacatggagcatgaGAACGGCCTCTGCCCTGTGTGAAGCTGTTGGTTTGCCAGAAGGCTTGATTTTTGTGTGAATTCCTTCTCACGCTTGGAGCATGAGAACAGCCTCTTCCCAGTGTGAAGCTGTTGGTGTGCCAGCAGGTTTGATttttgagtgaatcccttcccacacatggagcagatgaatggtctccccccagtgtgaattcgctggtgttccACCAGACGGGAGGACttgatgaatcccttcccacaaacgACGCAGGtggacggcctctccccagtgtgaactctgcTGTTTCAGCAGGGTGCACAACcgagtgaattccttcccacacatggagcagatgaacagcctctccccagtatgTCTGCACTGAtgagtttccagctgggatgggtaagtaaatcccttcccacagtcactGCATTTTCACCGTTTCTCTGTGGTGTGCGTGTTCTTGTCtccctccaggttggatgatcagttgcagCTTCGTTCATACACATAACACATCtacagtttctccccgctgtgatgttttttcagactgtgtaactggttaaaactCTTCAGTCAGTGCACTAGAATACTCTCGCTAAGGTGTATGTGCCTCAgttcttttccagtcacactgatgtttgaaatcttttcccaaagacagagcagacaaacatttctcctaccACATTCAAAGGAGTataatattcaggtcctgatgaactgAGTGACTGtccgatcttgatgtgatgtttggtttgaactTCCCATTTGCAAAtgctccccttctaataccctgtaaaaggagtttacacaaTATTACAAcggtctggaatttcttccctgatCCCTTCCACCTCTCTTTTTCCCTACAAAATGCTCTTTAAAGCCTATTACTTTCACCAAGCTATTGAtcgtctgtcctaatatctccttatgactggatagctccatggggaGAGCAAGCACGGACttaatgaactgaatggcctccttctgtgttgcaaacgACTCTATGACtgatcaagtgggcagaaaagtggcagatggaattcattccagagaactgtgaggtaatgcatttggggaggacaaataaggcaaaggaatacacaataaatggtaggattctgaaaagtgtagaggatagAGAAaccctggagtgcatgtccacagatcattgaaggtggcaggacaggtagataaggtggttaagaaggcatgtgggatactttcctCTATTAGCCAAGGCACAAATTATAACAGCAGGGTGGTTTTTATagtactgtataaaacactagttagactgcagtTAAGCACTGCCTACAGTTCTGACACCACATTACAGGAGGGATGAGATTGCactagagacggtacagaggagatttacaaggttgttgccaagaatggagaatttcagctatgaggaaagattggataggcttaagttgttttctttggaataaaggaggctgaggggagattgttTGAAGTGTATcgaattttgaggggcctagatagagtggataggaaggacctattttttTTCCTTtgtagaaaggtcaataaccaagggacatcaatttaaagtaattagcagaaggctctggaactcactgcctgaaagagcggtAGAGGAAATTGCACTTAAAAAAAAATTTGAATATGCACTCGAAGTGCTGTAACATATAGGGCCATGCAACAACAACTGGAAGGTAGGTTTAGGATGTACAGCTCTGTcaaccagcatggacatgatggggaaTGGCCTCCTTGTGGCATAAATTTTCTGTTTCTGTCTACCCTGTCCAATCCATCCCTAACATTGAAAACCCCTATCAGGTCACCACTAGGTATTCTCTTTTCGAAAGGAAAAAGCCCCAACCTCTTAACCTTCCAATAGCTGTAATTTCACAGTTTGCAAAAGCCTTTACTATCAGTGCAGGAGAGAAATTCAGAAGAGACAAACATTTCTCTCGGTTTGAGATTGCTTTGTGTAAATCTGGTTTCTAAGGCCCtgaaaaaggagtttacaaaagccatcactgtcagtccaggatagaaattcacaacattgtcTCCCCCTGCTTCCTGCCCTGAATGGCCATGCATGTGCCCTGCTGCACATTGCCCCCTATAAGTATGACGGACTTCCCCGTCGGCCATCCGGACATGCCGTGGCATTCCGTCCTGCCATCCAGGAGAGGCGGGGGCCCCTGATGGGAGGCACTCTATGCAGGAGTCCTCCCTTTGTCCACTGGGGATTTGGGATGGACGATGTTCCATGTCGCGATCCCGTGCAATAGACTATTGAGTcaattcatggactcccaggccgcctgtaatttccgcAGCCTGTAGGTGTTCGTGTTTCACATTTATACTGAGTGTGCGAGTTTGCAGACCCTGCTtgagggggctgctcctcaaattctggttgCACTTCAGTCATACACTCCTGACCTTTggtcacccggtgcggaggggagtggacaggttgAGGGACCTCCCAGTTCGACTGCTCCTAGGCCTAGGCTTTTGTAAACTGTGAAGTTACAGCTATTGGAAAGGTCAACAGGTTGGGGATTTTTCCTAGGCAGGTCCAGGCAGCAGGCAGTCAAGGGGGTTGTCTGGCCAGGCTGTTTGCCTCTCTTCCATGGCTATGTCCATATTCAGTTGAGGCCTTCTGCAACTGGTGGGCACTGGAGGGACTGGAGTACATCTTCACCGGGAAAGACATTTTAGTTTGATTTAGTTAAGTTTTCTCGTTACCCTATATCACTGGTGCCCCTTCAAAAGGGTTATCTAGTTTCTCCCTTTAAGTGGCCAAAAACATTTTGTTTTCAAATGCGGtcctctaataccctgtaaaaggagtttacaaagtccatcactgtcagtacaggataaaAATTCAAAACAGACAATTCTAATTTCTATGGCACATTTTTTTCCTCTCTTattcccccaaagctgtaaatccccgtcccacacacactcttcctcctccctgtGCTCAAATCTAAACCCAtggcaccatctgcaccatttctccctccctctgctctgactgggttcagttctccagcccctgtgtgcagagtgagaatcaaatcaatgaatcaatgattttctctcctggtcactgggaccctgaagccccgcccactctgtcGTCGCCAAGGTGACCGCGCATGCGCGCTCTTTCGCGCACAGCCAAAACGGCagtcaagggtcactgacccgaaacgttaactctgcttctctttccacagatgctgccagaccctctgagtggttccagcatttcttgtttttatttcagatttccagcatccgcagtattttgcttttatttaagtcatTAACCTGGGCCTGTTCCGGAAAACGCCCCGCAGCAGCAAACGCGGAACCTGGAGGTTCTTATTCGGGGCTTACGACCTCCACCACATGTTTCTGAAGCCTCACCACCCACCcgctgactccattcctcccctgcgcccTGGCGACTCACTCGCTGCAAAAGCCGCTCCAGCACTCACTGCACTGATCAAAATGCAGTTGGGAACAGGAACCCGTCCCAGGATTGCTGCGCATGCGCTCTGCCGCACATTGCCCCCTATAAAGATGGCTGCCGTTAACCAAGTCACCCCCCAGATCATACACGTGATGCTAAATGAACCAATCGTTTCCTCTCCCGGGCGCCGGGAGCAGTTGGAAACAGGGGACCTGAAGCTCCGCCCACCGGAAGCTGCTACTTAAAAATTAACTGTGGTTTGCGGCCTACCCCAGATGTTTGCGGAGCTTCCTTGTTTTCGCGTGGGTTCCATCGCCTCCTCCGCCGCTTAGTGGCTGCAGATGCGACAACCTCTATCTGGCGCTGAAACAATATATTAATTATAATAATTGTTTTGATTTGATGTGAAATAGTTTATTTTATAAGTTGAATCCTGTTTCTCTCACTGTATTTCCCAACTCAGATTCATGGCCTCATTTGTTTTCTTCCTCTGAGCCCCTGAACTCCCTCTGACAGGGTCATGTTACCGAGAGCTGATTGATTGTCCTGGGAAGCAACAGGAAGAAGCTCAGAGGCCGGAGGGCCAAGGGAGCAGCGGCTTCTGGAAGCAATCGCGGCCTTTGAGAGCTGCAACCTGAGGCTGTCAGTCAGGTGAGTCAGTGTGAACTCCTGGTAAACTATTTATCATTTCAAAGTAAAATCAATGTTTCTTTTATCAACAAAACACTTTAACATTTGTCAGTATTTTGTTTTCCTTGAATTCCTATCCTGAGTTTCAGACACTTCAGTGCCAAGTATTTAAGAATCATTGAATTATACAAGTTTAAGgcagacacagtggttagcaccgcagcctcagagctcccgggacccgggttcgattctgggtactgcctgtgcgggtttgcaagttctccctgtgtctgcgtgggtttccgccgggtgctccggtttcctcccacatgccaaagacttgcaggttgataggttaattggccattataaattgcccctagtataggtaggtggtagggaaatatatagggacaggtggggatgtggtaggaatatgggattagtgtaggattagtataaatgggtggttgatggtcggcacagactcgctgggccgaagggcctgtttcagtgctgtatctctaaaactaaaactaaaaaaaagaggccacttggcccatcgtgtctgtgccggccgaaaaacgagccacccagtcgaatcccaccttccagcatttgatccgtagccctgcagatcacgacacttgaggtgcatatccagactccttttaaatgagttgagggtttctgccactactaccctacaggcagtgagttccagaccgacACCACTTCTGGGTGAGAAAACATTTTCTCATCTCCTGTCTAATCTTTCTACTAaccgctttaaatctatgccccctattcattgacctctctgctaaggtgaataggctcttcaactccactctaaccaggcccctcacaattttgtacctttcaatcaaatctccccacaaccttctctgttccaaggagaaaaaccctagcctatccaacctttcctcataactgcatttctcCAGGCCCGGGACCATCTttgtaaatctcttttgtaccctctctagtacagtttcatcctttctgtaataaggtgaccagaactgcacacagtactcaagttgtggcctaaccaatgagttgtacagttccagcataacctccctgctctataccccaactaataaaggaaaggatgccatatgacttcctaaccaccttttcgacctgtcctgctaccgtcaaggatctgtggacattcactccaaggtccctcacttcaatTCTCCCATTAATGATGTagtcctttgccttgtttggcctccccaaatgcatcatctcacacctctctgggttgaattccatttgccacttttctgcccacctgactggtccatcgttatcttcctgcagcctacagctattctcctcgctatctaccacacagccaatctttgtgtcatctgtaaacatcttgatcataccccctacagttacatccaaatcgtttataccataaaaagcaggggacccagtactgagccctgcagaacaccactggaaacagccctccagtcacaaaaacacccatcaacaattacccttttgtttcctgccactgagccaattttgtattcagcttgttacatttccctggatcccatgggcttttatttttttaacctgtctgccaatgggggggaccttgtcaaaagccttgataaaatccatgtagaccacatcaactgcactaccctcatcaatcttccttgttacttcaaaaaatttgatcgttAGTTGGACAacaacttcccttaacaaatccatactgactatcccagattaatccgtgcccttctaaGTTATCCTGTCTGTCagtattgattccaataatttgcccactactgaggttaaactgactggcctgtaattatttggtctatccctcgctccctttttaaacagaggtacaatgttagcagtcctccaatcctacaGCACCagtcctgcatccagtgaggactggaaaatgatggacagaccttccgctatttcctctcttactacttttaacagcctggggtacatttcatccggccctggtaatttatcaactttcaaggatgctaatcccactaatgctgcttctctccctatgtttatcacatccaatacttcacacccctcttcctcaactacaatatctgcatcatccccctcttttgtgaagacagacacaaagtattcattaagaaccatgccaacaACATCTGCTCcttcacataggttacctttttggtcttttatggtcccgactctttccttagttatcctcttacacagaacataagaactaggagtaggcaattcagcccctcgagcctgcctcgccattcaatactagctgatctcatctcggcttcaactccactttcctgcccgttctccataacccttcaacccattactaattaaaaatctgtctatctgctcctaaaatttactcaatgtcgcggcatccaccgcactctggggtagtgaattccacagactcacaaccctttgagagaagtaatttctcttcatctctgttttaaatctgctaccccttatcctaaaactatgacctctcgttctggattgccccacaagaggaaacatcctttctacgtctactttgtcaatccccttaatcatcttctatacctctcattcttctaaattctagagtaaaggcctaaactgctcaatctctagtcgtaagacaaacccctcatccctggaatcaatctagtgaacctcctctgaactgcctccaatgcaactacatccctactcaagtaaggggaccaaaactggatgcaatactccagatgtggtctcactactgccttgtacagttgcagcaacacttccctaattttatattctattcctttagcaataaatgccaaaattccatttgccttcctttattacctgcatactagctttctgcgattcatgcacgaggacacccagatccctctgcaccgaagcactctgaagtttctctccatttagataatttgcctttctattcttccgaccaaaatggataacctctcacttatccacgttaaactccatctgccaaagtttggcccattcacctaacctatccgtatccatttgtaaatttctttattgcaacttaataTTCCATCTTACTCTGaacatattgataaaacatcttcagattcaccatgattttgcttgccaatattctttcatgccctctcttagctttcccctaatttcctttttgatttcacccctccactttctatactcctctcagctttccgtAGTATTGAGATCTCTGTGTCGGACAtgtgctttccttttctgctttgttAATCTGTAAGCTTCTTGACATCCACGGCGTTCTAAATTtagctgtcccaccctttttctttgtgggcacatgtttactctgaacccttgaagctcccctttgaatgcctgccactgctctgacacagatttactttcaagtagctgtttccagtccactttcgctaaatcactcttcagcttagtaaaattggcctttccccaattgagaactcgaactccTGATCTATCCTTGTCTTTTCccaaaattatgttaaaactgactgaattatgatcactcacaccaaaatgctctcccactgccactctttacacctgcccagcttcatttcctaaaactaagtctgaaACTGCACactttcttgttggactttctacatactggctgaaaaagttctcctaaatgcacctcaagaattctgctccctcaattacgTTCACACTAAAActttcccagttgatattggggttagttaaaatcccctactattacggctgtattgtttttgcacttcagagatttgcctacatatctgctcttccatctccctctgagttTACTATAGTAGACTTCCAGCAGcgcaattgccccttttttgttccttagctcaatccatatggcctcatttgatgaatttgctaatttcttacctagctctctCCATTCTGACTGCAaggccacatccctctttctacctatatcattggtaccaatgtggtccacgactgctggctgttcaccctccgccaccacccccaccccaacccccccccccaggaagctCTGCAGCTGACCCTGGCATCAGAGAGGCAAAACACCATCCTTCatgattcatgtctgtggccacagaaacacctgtctgttcccctgactatcgaatctcctatcactatctgtgcttatctaattctggcatcttctttcttcctgattttaattgctccaccacatgTGGCAGTACTTTCAGTTGTCTGGGTCCTAAGCTCTTaaatccctcccaaaacctctcagcctcgctttcctcttttaagacactcgattaaacctccctctttgaccaagcttttggtcatctgacatcaTATCACCtaaatggcttggtgtcaaattttgctttataacattcctgtgaagtgccttggaatgttttattacattaaagacactatataaatacaagttgttgttgagggCTGGATTAATTTGAGCAGAGGATGAGACACAGGTTCAGGTGGTGATAGACATCCTGGAGCATCATCGACCACCAATAATAATTATGTAACATATCGAGGACTCAAAATGGAAACATGCTTCCAATTAGATACATAAATAAAATTAATTCTTTTCTGAGGCATAAAGTGTGACCCAAGTCAAGTTAAACACATCCTTGTGATACAAAACCTCATCATGGAGGACGAGTGAGTCCTTACTTGGTGTGAGAGACGAGGGAAAGTCTTTCCCGTGGTGTACGGCCTCTTTGACTATAGCCACATCAGGGTCAGTGTCCTGACAAGTTTTTAAATCGGGTATAACTGGAGTCTGTCGTACCGGTGCCAGTGATTGTGCTTTGGGTGGATCCCATTGAATCCTCTCCATAGCAGCTTTCCTGGTGAGTATGTCTGCCTGGTTATTACCGTCACCCTCTTCACTAACTCCTGTTCCTGATCTACCTTCACCTTACAAACAGCAAATTGTCCTGGACACTTCCCAGCAATATCCCAGATCATTGGGAGTTGGGAGTGGTGGGTGAGCGGTTTCCTTTCTGCTGTGGAGAAGCCATGTTTTTGCCAGAGAGGTAGATATTCTGTGAGGGAATTACAACCAAAGGAGCTGTCAGAATAGATGGTGATTCTGTCATTAATGGTTTCTGGGCTGTGAGCCAGTTGGATTTTTACCACATTCTGGCAGTTTTAATGGTCACTTTCTGGTGTCGGCCCCAAGATTTACtagattcattcagctcaatttcacaacctgcttttgtctttttttttgtgttcTCACGCTCCCTTTTCCCTGTTTTAAATTCATTTTACAGGTATTAGAAGGAGAGGATTCACAGACAGGgagctcaaaccaaacatcacttTAACATCTGACAGTCATTCACTTCATTGGGATGTGAATATCATCAGCCTCAAAACATGGAAGGGAAAAACAccgttcacagtggggagaaaccatacacgtgttctgtgtgtggacgaggcttcagccgATCATCTGGTCTGTCGAGACAcaagcgcagtcacactggggagaaaccgtgTAAATGTggtgattgtgggaagggattcagttacccATTTGAGCTGGAAAttcaccagcgcattcacactggagagagaccgttcacctgctcagtgtgtgacaAGGGATTCACTGATTTCTCTGCCCTACTgaagcaccagcgagttcacacaaaTGAGAGACCTTTTAAGTGCCCAGATTGTGGGAAATGCTATAAAAGTTCTGGGGAACTGATGtgtcatcaacgtgttcacactgacgagagaccgttcaggtgctctcactgcgggactgggttcaggcgatTAGCTGACCTCACTGTACATGAGcggagtcacactggggagaggccgttcacttgctctGTGTGTGGAAAGGGCTTCACTCATTCATCGCAGCTCACaacacaccaacttgttcacagtgataaaagaccttttaaatgttctaacTGTGAGAAAAGCTTTAAAAGCAAAAAGCATCtggtgacacaccagcgagttcacactggggagagaccgttcacctgctctgtttgtgggaagggatttggCCGTTCgtgctacctgctgatacaccaacgagttcacactggggagaggccgttcacttgtTCCGTGTGTGGGAAAAAATTCATTGATTCCCCGAACCTGTTGATCCACCgacgagttcacactggagagaggccgttcacctgctccgtgtgtgagaagggattcacttgttcatccaacctgctgagacaccagcgagttcacactggggagagaccattcacctgctccgtgtgtagcaagggattcactcggtcattccacctgctgagacaccagcgagttcacaagtgactgcaggggttggattctgctgttgttaattacatccaggactgaaccatattcattTTGAAATAGAAATCAGAGAACCATtgtaatttacagcacggaaggaggccacttggcccatcttgtccacACTGGCCAACAAGTAGCCGTCCAGCCTAATCACACTTGCCAGctgttggcctgtagccttgtagaatatggcatttcaagtgcatatccaagtactttgtaAATATTatgggggtttctgcctctaccatcctgtcagacagttggggtttgtttctgctgata
This genomic window from Heterodontus francisci isolate sHetFra1 chromosome 34, sHetFra1.hap1, whole genome shotgun sequence contains:
- the LOC137349067 gene encoding zinc finger protein ZFP2-like, with product MEGKNTVHSGEKPYTCSVCGRGFSRSSGLSRHKRSHTGEKPCKCGDCGKGFSYPFELEIHQRIHTGERPFTCSVCDKGFTDFSALLKHQRVHTNERPFKCPDCGKCYKSSGELMCHQRVHTDERPFRCSHCGTGFRRLADLTVHERSHTGERPFTCSVCGKGFTHSSQLTTHQLVHSDKRPFKCSNCEKSFKSKKHLVTHQRVHTGERPFTCSVCGKGFGRSCYLLIHQRVHTGERPFTCSVCGKKFIDSPNLLIHRRVHTGERPFTCSVCEKGFTCSSNLLRHQRVHTGERPFTCSVCSKGFTRSFHLLRHQRVHK